The following are encoded in a window of Kogia breviceps isolate mKogBre1 chromosome 12, mKogBre1 haplotype 1, whole genome shotgun sequence genomic DNA:
- the LOC131767281 gene encoding LOW QUALITY PROTEIN: protein HP-25 homolog 1-like (The sequence of the model RefSeq protein was modified relative to this genomic sequence to represent the inferred CDS: substituted 1 base at 1 genomic stop codon), with amino-acid sequence MNGFWILALFVLLLVADVKSSADSQLCEPCGPRGPPGPRGPPGLLGLAGPPGVTGPRGIPEVPGAVEKCPCLPQSAFSVKLSGPLPGPSQPVVFQEVLYNRQGHFDLATAVFACGVPGVYHFGFDIALFQNAVKVSLTWNGIQIWDKXAEAKANHEKASGSSILQLEKGDRVWLESKLDKEESEKGTTHTVFYGFLLNGN; translated from the exons ATGAATG gTTTCTGGATTTTAGCTTTATTTGTCCTGTTACTTGTGGCTGATGTCAAATCTTCAGCAGATTCTCAGCTATGTGAACCTTGTGGACCCCGAGGACCTCCAGGACCCAGGGGTCCTCCAGGGCTACTTGGTTTAGcag GACCCCCAGGTGTAACAGGACCAAGAGGTATACCTGAGGTGCCTGGAGCAGTTGAGAAATGCCCATGTCTACCTCAATCTGCCTTTTCCGTCAAGCTGAGTGGGCCTCTCCCAGGACCCTCACAGCCCGTTGTCTTCCAGGAAGTTCTGTACAATCGTCAGGGCCACTTTGACCTGGCCACTGCAGTGTTCGCCTGCGGCGTCCCTGGTGTGTACCACTTCGGCTTTGACATTGCGTTGTTTCAGAATGCTGTCAAGGTGAGTCTCACGTGGAATGGCATCCAGATCTGGGACAAATGAGCAGAGGCCAAGGCCAACCATGAGAAAGCTTCAGGAAGTTCCATCTTGCAGCTGGAGAAAGGGGACAGGGTCTGGCTGGAGTCTAAGCTGGAcaaagaagaatctgaaaaaggaactACTCACACTGTGTTTTATGGGTTTTTGCTCAATGGAAATTAG